Proteins encoded by one window of Podarcis muralis chromosome 11, rPodMur119.hap1.1, whole genome shotgun sequence:
- the TNFAIP8 gene encoding tumor necrosis factor alpha-induced protein 8 isoform X2, producing the protein MATDVFNSKGLAIQAQKKILGKMASKSIANALIDDTSSDVLDELYRVTRQYTQSKKEAEKIIKNLIKTVIKLAILYRNNQFNEEEIILMEKFKKKVHQLAKTVVSFHQVDYTFDRKFLSKLLNECRDLLHEIIQRHLTAKSHGRVNHVFDHFSDCEFLAALYNPFGSYKSHLQRLCDGVNKMLDEGNI; encoded by the coding sequence TGGCAACAGATGTCTTCAATTCCAAAGGTTTGGCCATCCAGGCCCAGAAGAAAATCCTTGGCAAAATGGCATCTAAATCCATAGCAAATGCTTTGATAGATGACACTAGCAGTGATGTGTTGGATGAACTTTACAGAGTGACAAGGCAATAcacacaaagcaaaaaggaagcgGAGAAGATCATTAAAAATCTCATTAAGACTGTAATCAAGTTAGCAATCCTCTACCGGAATAACCAGTTTAATGAAGAAGAGATCATCCTTATGGAGAAATTCAAGAAGAAAGTTCACCAGTTGGCCAAAACTGTGGTGAGCTTCCATCAAGTGGATTATACCTTTGACAGAAAGTTTTTGTCAAAACTCTTGAATGAATGCAGAGACCTGCTTCATGAAATCATTCAGCGTCACCTAACTGCGAAATCTCATGGACGAGTCAACCACGTGTTTGATCACTTCTCAGATTGTGAATTTTTGGCTGCCTTGTACAATCCATTTGGATCTTACAAGTCTCACCTTCAGAGACTCTGTGATGGTGTCAACAAAATGTTAGATGAAGGGAATATATAA
- the TNFAIP8 gene encoding tumor necrosis factor alpha-induced protein 8 isoform X1: protein MSAEADESKEVATDVFNSKGLAIQAQKKILGKMASKSIANALIDDTSSDVLDELYRVTRQYTQSKKEAEKIIKNLIKTVIKLAILYRNNQFNEEEIILMEKFKKKVHQLAKTVVSFHQVDYTFDRKFLSKLLNECRDLLHEIIQRHLTAKSHGRVNHVFDHFSDCEFLAALYNPFGSYKSHLQRLCDGVNKMLDEGNI, encoded by the coding sequence TGGCAACAGATGTCTTCAATTCCAAAGGTTTGGCCATCCAGGCCCAGAAGAAAATCCTTGGCAAAATGGCATCTAAATCCATAGCAAATGCTTTGATAGATGACACTAGCAGTGATGTGTTGGATGAACTTTACAGAGTGACAAGGCAATAcacacaaagcaaaaaggaagcgGAGAAGATCATTAAAAATCTCATTAAGACTGTAATCAAGTTAGCAATCCTCTACCGGAATAACCAGTTTAATGAAGAAGAGATCATCCTTATGGAGAAATTCAAGAAGAAAGTTCACCAGTTGGCCAAAACTGTGGTGAGCTTCCATCAAGTGGATTATACCTTTGACAGAAAGTTTTTGTCAAAACTCTTGAATGAATGCAGAGACCTGCTTCATGAAATCATTCAGCGTCACCTAACTGCGAAATCTCATGGACGAGTCAACCACGTGTTTGATCACTTCTCAGATTGTGAATTTTTGGCTGCCTTGTACAATCCATTTGGATCTTACAAGTCTCACCTTCAGAGACTCTGTGATGGTGTCAACAAAATGTTAGATGAAGGGAATATATAA